The Methanobrevibacter gottschalkii DSM 11977 genome includes a region encoding these proteins:
- a CDS encoding Coenzyme F420 hydrogenase/dehydrogenase, beta subunit C-terminal domain, translating into MLNMYYDMMINKYINQIDTSIDALELKLRVWDFINSLDKTDLSEEEIKNIVSNIGNLGTTLEESNSPKFEWYLNTIVDNDLCAKCGACSIVCPNHIVEFEEKPFIVKECLRKGNGMCQEVCPRVNAGSYEIRTRLNSFEEYYYGKSDIKGQSGGVVTKFLEYLLNDKKIDGAVVIGGSHWKPSSMLVTNSQDLLNLHKIDIDSTPKSRYSISSLNAIMEAGEMGFEKIAVVGLPCQVAGLRNIQYHQFNSKHDAERGWNGRPAKIPKIEYVLGLFCTEKFEYSKILDKINTLGINVDDIVKFDVKGPNFLISTETEDYEIKLNEMEPSPGCLMCRDFDAELADISFGEKGSPKGFSTVVIRTEKGKIIKDYFDFNNDVDIEEIEFMRNFKEKRFQKEIKHRKESGKANSYYYLWRFGGVGMGQKGRAYLRFRTTIGGYYDADLLMEISAIAKKYGGIIKLTSREEIEIQGIKLDDVEDIVYDCKDLPLVNGTEGPLVRSLMSCPGKERCLLGLINTSEIAEKIEEKYAEKPANYKFKIGITGCPNKCLSVSTTDFGIHGVKTPLTNDNCNGCGRCEDVCKINAIEITGKNAITDYDSCISCGKCIPACPNNAKDIKYKGYCLSIGGKGGRETILGHEMYVDSEDEIYKTLDAVFEVYNKHAKNPQRERLASTIKRIGQLNFFNEVEKVKLSK; encoded by the coding sequence ATGTTGAATATGTATTATGATATGATGATTAATAAATATATTAATCAAATTGACACATCCATTGATGCTTTGGAGTTAAAGCTAAGAGTCTGGGATTTTATTAATTCTTTAGATAAAACTGATTTGTCTGAAGAAGAAATTAAAAACATTGTTTCTAACATTGGGAATTTAGGAACTACTTTAGAAGAATCCAATTCTCCTAAATTTGAGTGGTATTTAAATACAATAGTTGATAATGATTTATGCGCCAAATGTGGAGCTTGTAGTATTGTATGTCCAAATCATATAGTTGAATTTGAAGAAAAACCTTTCATTGTAAAAGAATGTTTACGTAAAGGAAATGGGATGTGTCAAGAAGTATGTCCTAGAGTAAATGCAGGGTCATATGAAATTAGAACACGTTTAAATTCTTTTGAAGAATATTATTATGGAAAATCAGATATAAAAGGCCAATCAGGTGGAGTTGTAACTAAATTTTTAGAATATCTGTTAAACGATAAAAAAATTGATGGTGCAGTTGTGATTGGTGGTAGTCACTGGAAACCTTCAAGTATGCTAGTTACAAACTCTCAAGATTTATTAAATTTACATAAAATTGACATTGATTCAACACCTAAAAGCAGATACTCAATTTCTTCACTTAATGCAATAATGGAAGCCGGAGAAATGGGTTTTGAAAAAATTGCTGTTGTCGGACTTCCATGTCAGGTAGCGGGATTGAGAAATATTCAATATCATCAGTTCAATTCAAAACATGATGCTGAACGGGGATGGAATGGTCGGCCTGCTAAAATTCCAAAAATTGAATATGTTTTAGGACTATTTTGCACTGAAAAATTTGAATACTCAAAAATTTTGGATAAAATCAATACTCTTGGAATTAATGTTGATGATATAGTTAAATTTGATGTTAAAGGACCTAATTTTTTAATATCCACAGAAACAGAAGATTATGAAATTAAATTAAATGAGATGGAACCATCCCCTGGATGTTTAATGTGCCGTGATTTTGATGCTGAACTTGCAGATATTAGTTTTGGAGAAAAAGGTTCACCTAAAGGATTTTCAACAGTTGTTATCAGAACCGAAAAAGGAAAAATCATAAAAGACTATTTTGATTTCAACAATGATGTGGATATTGAAGAAATTGAATTTATGAGGAACTTCAAAGAAAAACGTTTCCAAAAAGAAATAAAACACAGAAAAGAGAGTGGCAAAGCTAATTCTTATTATTATCTCTGGAGATTTGGTGGTGTTGGAATGGGTCAAAAAGGCAGAGCTTATCTCCGTTTCAGAACTACTATTGGAGGATATTATGATGCTGATTTATTAATGGAAATTTCAGCTATTGCTAAAAAATATGGTGGAATCATTAAACTAACTTCCCGTGAGGAAATTGAAATTCAAGGAATAAAATTGGATGATGTTGAAGATATAGTTTATGACTGTAAAGATTTACCGTTAGTTAACGGAACTGAAGGACCATTAGTCAGATCTTTAATGTCTTGTCCGGGAAAAGAGAGATGTCTGCTTGGATTAATTAACACTAGTGAAATTGCAGAAAAAATAGAAGAAAAATATGCGGAAAAACCCGCTAATTATAAATTTAAAATAGGAATTACTGGTTGCCCTAACAAATGTTTATCTGTTTCTACAACTGACTTTGGTATTCATGGTGTTAAAACACCTCTTACTAATGACAATTGTAACGGCTGTGGAAGATGTGAAGATGTTTGTAAAATAAATGCAATAGAAATCACTGGAAAAAATGCTATAACGGATTATGATTCATGCATTTCATGTGGAAAATGTATTCCTGCATGCCCTAATAATGCTAAAGACATTAAATATAAAGGATATTGTTTATCAATCGGTGGAAAAGGTGGACGTGAAACTATTCTAGGTCATGAAATGTATGTTGACAGTGAAGATGAAATTTATAAAACCTTGGATGCAGTATTTGAAGTTTATAATAAACATGCTAAAAACCCACAAAGAGAAAGATTAGCCAGTACAATAAAAAGAATCGGTCAATTAAATTTCTTTAATGAAGTTGAAAAAGTAAAATTATCCAAATAA
- a CDS encoding cysteine peptidase family C39 domain-containing protein, protein MINKRFILVFVIIMILHCSAVSAYENYDDFVFNNITIDDSGHDDTKLIDEKSFYYYEEDSGYLSDNIVGGKNIKNTTGVVMADDEYSCGAASFATVLNNLGNNITLYEAKIATNTTLNGTTMKGIIDATKKYDLMGVGVKLETVQLKENYIVNMNILGITHWSVVKEINEEFIILADSNLGNYKFDIMEFNQYYTNQTIVILNKQQYNNHISIVSNNTNYISNIDQKYISGNGYAFYVSKSMSYINANPKGYAFKYTIIVPKWGGKVVKLSTKKLTKHRITVKVIYKIKVYSKSHFKGKVETIHQPAIFNLAHKAGTKFSVSRPTSFPIQSIKYTVSYSHFP, encoded by the coding sequence TTGATAAATAAGAGATTCATTTTAGTTTTTGTAATTATCATGATTTTACACTGCAGTGCGGTTAGTGCATATGAAAATTATGATGATTTTGTTTTTAATAATATTACAATAGATGATTCAGGTCATGATGATACTAAGTTAATTGATGAAAAATCATTTTATTATTATGAAGAGGATTCTGGTTATCTTTCTGATAATATTGTTGGTGGAAAGAATATTAAGAATACTACAGGAGTAGTGATGGCTGATGATGAGTATAGTTGTGGTGCAGCATCTTTTGCAACAGTTTTAAACAACTTAGGGAATAATATTACATTATATGAAGCTAAAATCGCAACTAATACTACTTTAAATGGAACGACAATGAAAGGAATAATTGATGCAACTAAAAAATATGATTTAATGGGAGTTGGTGTTAAATTAGAAACAGTTCAGCTTAAAGAAAATTATATTGTGAATATGAATATTTTGGGTATTACTCATTGGTCTGTAGTGAAAGAAATTAATGAGGAGTTTATTATTTTAGCAGATTCTAATTTGGGTAATTATAAATTTGATATAATGGAATTTAATCAATATTATACTAATCAAACAATAGTTATACTTAATAAACAACAATATAATAATCATATTTCTATTGTATCAAATAATACTAATTATATTTCTAATATTGATCAAAAATATATTTCGGGTAATGGATATGCATTTTATGTATCTAAATCTATGTCATATATTAATGCAAACCCTAAAGGTTATGCATTTAAATATACAATTATAGTACCAAAATGGGGAGGAAAAGTAGTTAAACTATCTACAAAAAAATTAACAAAACATAGAATAACAGTAAAAGTGATATATAAGATAAAAGTTTATTCTAAATCACATTTTAAAGGAAAAGTAGAGACTATTCATCAGCCAGCTATTTTTAATTTAGCTCATAAAGCGGGAACAAAATTTTCTGTCTCAAGACCTACATCCTTCCCAATACAATCAATAAAATATACTGTTTCATATTCTCACTTCCCATAA
- a CDS encoding glutamate synthase-related protein, which yields MIYKCLICGHIHNEEATGVLLKDLDKCPTCKQDISNFVEFENSDSDYKIQNEPTDLSYPKEFAKSDKDIRHMDTIHQIAISGESIISSMYTELPMPNWDDILILGCQLNPQPIESNIDVNTTTVIGKNAKIPLVIESPIYITHMSFGALSRESKIALAKGSASVKTAQCSGEGGILPEEMENAYKYIFEYVPNKYSVNDENLKNSDAIEIKIGQSTKPGLGGQLQGVKVTPEIAKIRNKPVGQDIHSPATIPEVNSKHDLKELVSYLRKKSRGRPIGLKFAAGRIEEDLEYACYAEPDFITIDGRGGSTGASPKIIRDSTSVPTIYALSRARKYLDEHDKDISLIITGGLRVSSDFAKALAMGADAIAIGTGALIASACQQYKICQTGHCPVGVATQDMENRERFKIESAAKRVENYLKVSNEELKQFSRITGHDNVHDLNMNDLCTINSEISNYTNIKHT from the coding sequence ATGATATATAAATGTCTAATTTGCGGTCATATTCATAATGAAGAAGCAACAGGAGTATTATTAAAAGATTTAGATAAATGTCCCACTTGTAAACAGGATATATCAAATTTTGTTGAATTTGAAAATTCAGATTCAGATTATAAAATTCAAAATGAACCAACAGATTTATCATATCCAAAAGAATTCGCTAAAAGTGATAAGGATATTCGACACATGGATACAATACATCAAATAGCTATTTCTGGTGAATCAATAATATCTTCAATGTATACAGAGTTACCAATGCCTAATTGGGATGATATTCTAATTTTGGGATGTCAGCTAAATCCCCAACCTATTGAATCAAATATTGATGTTAACACAACCACCGTTATTGGAAAAAATGCTAAAATACCCTTAGTTATTGAAAGTCCAATTTATATCACTCACATGTCATTTGGAGCATTATCAAGAGAAAGTAAAATTGCACTTGCTAAAGGAAGTGCAAGTGTTAAAACTGCCCAATGCAGTGGAGAAGGTGGAATTCTACCTGAAGAAATGGAAAATGCTTATAAATATATTTTTGAGTATGTTCCAAATAAATATTCCGTGAATGATGAAAATTTAAAAAACAGTGATGCTATTGAAATAAAAATAGGACAGTCTACCAAACCAGGTTTAGGTGGACAATTACAAGGCGTGAAAGTAACTCCTGAAATTGCCAAAATTAGAAATAAACCAGTAGGTCAGGATATTCATTCACCTGCTACAATTCCAGAAGTTAACTCAAAACATGACCTGAAAGAATTGGTTTCATACTTAAGAAAAAAATCCCGAGGAAGGCCAATTGGATTGAAATTTGCAGCGGGGCGAATTGAAGAGGATTTGGAGTATGCTTGTTATGCTGAACCAGATTTTATAACTATTGATGGTAGAGGAGGATCTACAGGTGCAAGTCCAAAAATCATTCGGGATTCAACATCCGTACCTACAATTTATGCTTTGAGTAGGGCTAGAAAATACCTTGATGAACATGATAAAGATATTTCATTAATTATCACCGGAGGTTTACGCGTTTCATCTGATTTTGCTAAAGCTTTAGCTATGGGTGCTGATGCAATAGCTATTGGAACAGGAGCATTGATTGCCTCAGCATGCCAACAGTATAAAATTTGCCAAACTGGACATTGCCCAGTAGGTGTTGCTACACAAGATATGGAAAATCGTGAAAGATTTAAAATAGAATCTGCTGCAAAAAGAGTTGAAAACTATTTAAAAGTTTCAAATGAAGAGTTAAAACAATTTTCAAGAATTACTGGACATGATAATGTACATGATTTAAACATGAATGATTTATGCACAATAAACTCCGAAATATCTAATTACACAAATATTAAACATACATAA
- a CDS encoding DUF1304 domain-containing protein: MMIITTILGTLVALEFFYIMYLETFATNSDRTSKVFDMDKSELERESVNTLFKNQGVYNGLLAVMILLALFVFVSKTALSVLMAYIILVAIYGGITSNPKIIFMQGGLAIITLISCIF; the protein is encoded by the coding sequence ATGATGATTATAACAACTATATTAGGAACACTTGTAGCATTAGAATTTTTTTATATAATGTATCTTGAAACATTTGCTACAAATTCTGATAGGACATCAAAAGTTTTTGATATGGATAAAAGTGAATTAGAAAGAGAATCAGTCAATACTTTATTTAAAAATCAGGGAGTTTATAATGGTTTATTGGCGGTTATGATTTTACTTGCTCTTTTTGTATTTGTTAGTAAAACCGCTTTATCTGTTTTAATGGCATATATTATATTAGTTGCTATTTATGGAGGGATTACAAGTAATCCGAAAATTATTTTTATGCAAGGCGGTTTGGCAATCATTACATTAATCTCTTGTATCTTTTAG
- a CDS encoding DUF11 domain-containing protein, whose translation MLITLLCLFTVSAKEIYVSSDGSDDLNGTDLNNPCSFHKAINISEDGDSIKMKAGNYSISEEVDKSLNISAYSDDVVNIKNKFSYVFKVKNNNSLVLNSLNFKNFNTAIESYSYPNIMIKNCLFEKSSYMCLNMRGGTTIITDSIFRNNTGSQGSAINFQNTLYKNRSYLHINNTIFDSNHGTNLGGVIYISLSNMYLYNNTFINNKAGYTGGVIFNDVSKVYDNRSRYINNGALYSGGAIYIRGDKDLGSYYGDHVEFINNSAPYKNGDSGGYGTSGGAFTAVDGGEIVLKNSVLEGNKAMSRGGAIWSDQKVSIINTLISNNSAYNETGLTVGGGLYCPLLKVNIINSTFSNNHAKEYPDIFNDITFPSVDIVENINNTDGKKISIKNLTKPVSYCLQPGILNIASSPIIETGTNKLLGSGGYFNGKPIGELLKIFIVQNYQRVLDKKISENTFKSMLGFISSGCSSLPSPFNDSYYLSHRLIKETLDEYEKGVRYPDVNATGPINWLTKKYLTFDFYQFSNEDHQDLIVFTFNESNTTLNPPINVTKKSNTTNPDFNTVVSYVITVKNTNKTSMVFDALVIDTLSEGLVYNGASHNGVYNNTTNTVTWILNIPADSEINLFVNATVEKFGKLNNTVNVFNKTANVTVNVPNTDVTKAVNVTRPSFNDTICYTITVFNRNPNVDLMNLVVRDVLDDGLVFNGASSGGVFDPISRTIIWTINITKGGQAVIYVNVTVNKYGMLVNKVFVDNKTANSTVYVPIEPPVNPDMTVVKLSLNRTVYVGNQTVFTIVVRNTGDCDLGEVFVVEKAPEGLAYSSFKGTDWSYSNGKFTYGKVLKVNESAGFEIVFDAVSPGNWTNVVVAGSNLTDNKTGNNTTKVYKPDMAVEKLSLNRTVYVGNQTVFTIVVRNTGDCDLGDVFVVEKAPMGLVYNSFKGTDWSYSNGKFTYGKVLKVNESASFDIVFDTISPGNWTNVVVAGSNVTDNKTGNNTTKVYKPPVNPPVKPPVNPPVNPHKIEKPDNEKDKIIKKDSSINIRKTGNSIFLMMLSVIISIPLIRRNQK comes from the coding sequence ATGTTGATAACATTGTTATGCTTATTTACTGTTAGTGCTAAAGAAATATATGTGTCATCTGATGGTTCAGATGATTTAAATGGTACAGATTTAAATAATCCTTGTAGTTTTCATAAGGCAATTAATATTTCTGAAGATGGTGATTCTATTAAAATGAAGGCAGGTAATTATTCCATATCTGAGGAAGTTGATAAATCTTTAAATATTAGTGCATATAGTGATGATGTTGTTAATATAAAGAATAAATTTTCTTATGTGTTTAAGGTTAAAAACAACAATAGCCTAGTTTTAAATTCTTTAAATTTTAAAAATTTTAACACAGCTATTGAATCATATTCATATCCAAATATAATGATTAAAAATTGTTTATTTGAAAAAAGTAGCTATATGTGTCTAAATATGCGGGGAGGCACTACTATTATAACAGACTCAATATTTAGAAATAATACTGGTAGTCAAGGTAGTGCAATAAACTTTCAAAATACGTTATATAAAAATAGATCTTATTTACATATAAATAACACTATTTTTGATTCAAACCATGGTACAAACTTAGGAGGAGTTATATACATTTCTCTTTCAAATATGTATCTTTATAATAATACTTTCATTAACAATAAAGCCGGTTATACTGGTGGAGTAATCTTTAATGATGTATCTAAAGTTTATGATAATCGTTCTAGATATATAAATAATGGTGCACTTTATTCTGGTGGTGCTATTTATATTAGAGGTGATAAAGATTTAGGTTCGTATTATGGAGATCATGTGGAATTTATAAATAATTCTGCCCCATATAAAAATGGTGATTCTGGAGGTTATGGGACTTCTGGAGGAGCTTTTACTGCAGTAGATGGTGGAGAAATAGTTTTAAAGAATTCTGTTCTTGAAGGAAATAAAGCAATGTCAAGAGGGGGTGCAATTTGGTCAGATCAAAAAGTTAGTATTATAAATACTCTTATTTCAAATAATTCTGCTTATAATGAAACCGGTCTAACTGTGGGTGGTGGATTATATTGTCCTCTTTTAAAAGTAAATATAATCAATTCTACATTTTCAAACAATCATGCCAAAGAATATCCTGATATTTTTAATGATATAACATTTCCTTCAGTGGATATTGTTGAAAATATTAATAATACTGATGGTAAAAAAATTAGTATTAAAAATTTAACTAAACCAGTATCATATTGCTTGCAACCTGGAATTCTAAATATTGCTTCATCTCCAATAATTGAAACTGGCACAAATAAATTACTTGGTTCTGGAGGCTATTTCAATGGGAAGCCTATTGGTGAATTATTGAAAATTTTTATAGTTCAAAATTATCAAAGAGTTCTTGATAAGAAAATTAGTGAAAATACCTTTAAAAGCATGTTGGGTTTTATATCAAGTGGCTGTTCATCACTACCTTCTCCATTTAATGATTCTTATTATTTATCACATAGATTAATTAAAGAAACTTTAGATGAATATGAAAAAGGCGTTAGATATCCAGATGTAAATGCAACAGGTCCAATTAATTGGTTAACAAAAAAATATTTAACATTCGATTTTTATCAATTCTCAAATGAAGATCATCAAGATTTGATTGTGTTCACATTCAATGAATCAAACACAACTCTTAATCCACCAATTAATGTAACTAAAAAATCAAACACTACAAATCCTGATTTTAATACTGTTGTATCTTATGTTATAACTGTAAAAAACACTAATAAAACATCAATGGTTTTTGATGCTTTAGTTATTGATACTTTAAGTGAAGGATTAGTTTATAATGGTGCTTCCCATAATGGAGTATATAACAATACAACTAATACAGTTACTTGGATTCTCAATATTCCTGCTGATAGTGAAATTAACCTTTTTGTTAATGCAACAGTGGAAAAATTTGGCAAGCTTAACAATACAGTTAATGTTTTTAATAAAACTGCAAATGTTACTGTTAATGTTCCAAATACTGATGTAACAAAAGCTGTGAATGTTACAAGACCTAGTTTCAATGATACGATTTGTTATACTATTACAGTTTTTAATCGTAATCCTAATGTTGATTTAATGAATCTTGTAGTTAGGGATGTTTTAGATGATGGTTTAGTTTTCAATGGAGCTTCCAGTGGTGGTGTTTTTGATCCTATTTCTCGCACTATTATTTGGACTATAAACATTACTAAAGGTGGTCAAGCTGTTATTTATGTTAATGTCACTGTTAATAAATATGGCATGTTAGTTAACAAAGTTTTTGTTGATAATAAAACTGCCAATTCTACTGTTTATGTTCCAATAGAACCTCCTGTTAACCCGGATATGACTGTTGTGAAACTTTCTTTGAATAGGACTGTTTATGTTGGTAATCAGACTGTCTTTACTATTGTTGTCCGTAATACTGGTGATTGTGATTTAGGTGAGGTTTTTGTTGTTGAAAAAGCTCCAGAAGGTCTTGCTTACAGTTCATTTAAAGGCACTGACTGGTCATACAGCAATGGCAAATTTACTTATGGTAAGGTTTTAAAAGTCAATGAGTCTGCTGGCTTTGAGATTGTATTCGATGCTGTTAGTCCTGGTAATTGGACTAATGTTGTTGTTGCAGGTTCAAATTTAACAGATAATAAAACTGGTAATAATACTACTAAGGTTTATAAGCCGGATATGGCTGTTGAGAAGCTTTCTTTGAATAGGACTGTTTATGTTGGTAATCAGACTGTATTTACTATTGTTGTCCGTAATACTGGTGATTGTGATTTAGGTGATGTCTTTGTTGTTGAAAAAGCTCCAATGGGACTTGTTTACAACTCATTTAAAGGCACCGACTGGTCATACAGCAATGGCAAATTTACTTATGGTAAGGTTTTAAAAGTCAATGAGTCTGCTAGCTTTGATATAGTATTTGATACAATCAGTCCTGGTAATTGGACTAATGTTGTTGTTGCAGGTTCCAATGTAACCGATAACAAAACAGGAAATAATACTACTAAAGTCTATAAACCTCCTGTTAATCCCCCTGTTAAACCTCCAGTTAACCCTCCGGTTAATCCACATAAAATAGAAAAACCAGATAATGAAAAAGACAAGATTATTAAAAAAGATTCTTCAATTAATATAAGAAAAACAGGTAATTCAATATTCTTAATGATGTTATCTGTTATTATTTCAATTCCGTTAATAAGAAGAAATCAAAAATAA
- a CDS encoding FAD-dependent oxidoreductase produces the protein MKTKYDVVVIGFGKAGKTLAAKLGKNGKNVALIEKDANMYGGTCINVGCIPSKRLITDSLNAPKGEFSLKSEYYRNAIDEKRKLTAALRKANYDKLAQSGVDIIDGIASFTNENHISVQTNDGIRSIEAEQFVINTGSAPVIPKIDGLTESQNVYVAETIMDLEELPSSLTVVGGGYIGLEFASMYANFGSRVTIIQRGNIFLPKEDEDISESIREVLEAKGVQIITGAKTTKIQDGSLYYDANGESHVLKGDAILLATGRMPNTDGLGCENAGIALTSRGAVVTDEHLRTTANHIWAAGDVCGNLMFTYISLDDSRIILDDMNGNGKRTTENRGAFSYSVFIDPPFSRVGMSEKEAEDAQIEYHVTNLPANSIPKAKVLRETEGMLKAIIAEDGTILGAELFCAESPEIINLIKLAMDHQLKAETIGDFIFTHPTISESLNDLFSNAK, from the coding sequence ATGAAAACAAAATATGATGTAGTTGTCATTGGATTTGGAAAAGCTGGAAAGACACTTGCAGCAAAACTTGGAAAAAACGGTAAAAATGTTGCATTGATTGAAAAAGATGCAAATATGTATGGTGGAACCTGCATAAATGTAGGTTGCATTCCTTCAAAACGACTAATAACTGATTCTTTGAATGCTCCGAAAGGGGAGTTTTCTTTGAAATCAGAATATTACAGAAATGCAATTGATGAGAAAAGGAAATTAACAGCAGCACTTCGTAAAGCTAATTATGACAAACTAGCACAGTCTGGCGTAGATATTATAGATGGAATTGCATCATTTACAAATGAAAATCATATCAGTGTTCAAACAAATGATGGCATAAGGAGTATTGAGGCAGAACAGTTTGTCATCAATACAGGATCTGCTCCAGTTATTCCTAAAATAGATGGATTAACTGAAAGCCAGAATGTATATGTGGCAGAAACTATTATGGATCTGGAAGAGTTGCCTTCTTCACTTACAGTCGTTGGTGGAGGGTATATTGGACTTGAATTTGCTTCTATGTATGCCAATTTTGGAAGCAGAGTAACAATCATTCAACGCGGAAACATATTTCTCCCAAAAGAAGATGAAGATATTTCCGAATCCATTCGTGAAGTATTGGAAGCAAAGGGAGTACAAATTATAACCGGAGCAAAGACAACAAAGATTCAGGACGGATCACTTTATTATGATGCAAATGGTGAATCCCATGTTTTGAAAGGAGATGCAATACTATTAGCAACTGGACGCATGCCAAATACAGATGGACTTGGATGTGAAAATGCAGGGATTGCTCTTACATCCAGAGGTGCTGTTGTGACTGATGAGCATTTAAGAACCACCGCAAATCATATCTGGGCTGCAGGTGATGTCTGTGGAAATCTCATGTTTACCTATATTTCACTTGATGATAGTAGAATCATATTGGATGACATGAATGGAAACGGTAAGAGGACAACAGAAAATAGGGGTGCATTTTCTTATTCTGTATTTATTGACCCGCCATTTTCACGTGTAGGGATGAGTGAAAAAGAGGCTGAAGATGCACAAATTGAATATCATGTAACTAACCTTCCAGCAAACTCAATTCCAAAAGCAAAAGTTCTTCGAGAAACTGAAGGAATGCTTAAGGCAATAATTGCAGAGGATGGGACAATTTTAGGTGCAGAGCTATTTTGCGCAGAATCTCCAGAGATAATCAATCTGATTAAATTAGCAATGGATCACCAGTTAAAAGCGGAGACAATTGGAGATTTCATATTCACACATCCAACAATTTCAGAAAGTTTAAATGATCTCTTTTCAAATGCGAAATAG